In the Helianthus annuus cultivar XRQ/B chromosome 11, HanXRQr2.0-SUNRISE, whole genome shotgun sequence genome, one interval contains:
- the LOC110866018 gene encoding zinc finger A20 and AN1 domain-containing stress-associated protein 8 yields MEKNDTGCQAALEAPVLCVNNCGFFGTSATMNMCSKCHKDMILKQEEAKLAASSIESIVNGQNIDKTSAVLPNSAGSEVALSTQPSSAPQVQAESSEKPNEGQGQGPSRCTTCRKRVGLTGFSCRCGHVFCSVHRYSDKHDCQFDYRATAKDAIAKANPVVKAEKLDKI; encoded by the coding sequence ATGGAGAAAAACGACACAGGATGCCAAGCCGCTCTAGAAGCTCCAGTCCTTTGTGTCAACAACTGTGGATTCTTCGGCACCTCAGCAACCATGAACATGTGTTCAAAGTGTCACAAAGACATGATCTTGAAGCAAGAAGAGGCTAAACTCGCTGCATCTTCAATCGAGAGCATCGTCAATGGACAAAACATCGACAAAACATCTGCGGTGCTACCCAATTCAGCAGGGTCGGAGGTGGCTCTATCGACCCAACCGTCTTCCGCACCACAAGTTCAAGCCGAGAGCAGTGAGAAGCCGAACGAGGGTCAGGGCCAAGGTCCTTCTAGATGCACAACATGCAGGAAACGTGTGGGTTTAACTGGTTTCAGTTGTCGATGTGGGCATGTTTTCTGTTCTGTTCATCGGTACTCCGACAAGCATGACTGCCAGTTTGACTACCGGGCCACTGCAAAAGATGCGATAGCTAAAGCTAACCCTGTGGTGAAGGCGGAAAAGCTTGACAAGATATGA
- the LOC110866019 gene encoding zinc finger A20 and AN1 domain-containing stress-associated protein 8, translated as MEKNDTGCQATLEAPILCVNNCGFFGTPATMNMCSKCHKDMILKQEEAKLAASSIESIVNGQNINKTTVLPNSAGSEVALSTQPSSAPQVQAESSEKPKEVQGQGQGPSRCTTCRKRVGLTGFSCRCGHVFCSVHRYSDKHDCQFDYRATAKDAIAKANPVVKAEKLDKI; from the coding sequence ATGGAGAAAAACGACACGGGATGCCAAGCCACTCTAGAAGCTCCGATCCTTTGTGTCAACAACTGTGGATTCTTCGGCACCCCAGCAACCATGAACATGTGTTCAAAGTGTCACAAAGACATGATCTTGAAGCAAGAAGAGGCTAAACTTGCCGCATCTTCGATCGAAAGCATCGTCAACGGACAAAACATCAACAAAACTACGGTGCTACCCAATTCAGCAGGGTCAGAGGTGGCTCTATCGACCCAACCGTCTTCTGCACCACAAGTTCAAGCCGAGAGCAGTGAGAAGCCGAAAGAAGTTCAGGGTCAGGGCCAAGGTCCTTCTAGATGCACAACATGCAGGAAACGTGTGGGTTTAACTGGTTTCAGTTGTCGATGTGGGCATGTTTTCTGTTCTGTTCATCGGTACTCCGACAAGCATGACTGCCAGTTTGACTACCGGGCCACTGCAAAAGATGCGATAGCTAAAGCTAACCCTGTGGTGAAGGCGGAAAAGCTTGACAAGATATGA